From Ancylobacter pratisalsi, one genomic window encodes:
- the nuoN gene encoding NADH-quinone oxidoreductase subunit NuoN gives MMFSLSALGPALPELLLAVSAVALILFGAFVGPKSTDTVNGLALAAIFAALVLVILGPSDATLFGGSFQLDAYARFLKVLALLGAGATLAMSVDWLKAEKQSRFEFAILVLLSTLGMMILISAGDLLALYMGLELMSLALYVIAANNRDSVRSTEAGLKYFVLGALSSGMLLYGASLLYGFTGTINFLQIAEIAREPSLGLIFGIVFVFAGLCFKVSAVPFHMWTPDVYEGAPTPVTAFFAAAPKIAAMAVFVRVAVEALPHVVHQWQQIIVFVSIASMALGAFGAIGQRNIKRLMAYSSIGHMGFALVGLAAGTEQGVRGVLIYMTIYMAMTLGTFACILSMRRKEGMVENYDDLAGLARTSPVKAFMLATLMFSLAGIPPLAGFLAKYYVFLAAIEAGLYTLAVIGVLASVVGAFYYLRIVKVMYFDEPAEAFEPMPTELRAVLGISGLFTLLFFVYPAPLLAAASAAARALF, from the coding sequence ATGATGTTTTCCCTGTCTGCGCTCGGCCCCGCGTTGCCTGAATTGCTGCTGGCCGTGTCCGCCGTTGCGCTCATTCTGTTCGGCGCCTTCGTCGGCCCGAAATCGACCGATACCGTCAACGGCCTCGCTCTCGCCGCCATCTTCGCGGCGCTGGTGCTGGTGATCCTCGGTCCCTCGGACGCGACGCTGTTCGGCGGCAGCTTCCAGCTGGACGCCTATGCCCGCTTCCTCAAGGTGCTGGCGCTGCTGGGCGCCGGCGCCACCCTCGCCATGTCGGTCGACTGGCTGAAGGCCGAGAAGCAGAGCCGCTTCGAGTTCGCGATCCTGGTCCTCCTGTCGACGCTCGGCATGATGATCCTGATCTCGGCCGGCGACCTGCTGGCGCTCTATATGGGCCTCGAACTGATGAGCCTGGCGCTTTACGTGATCGCGGCCAACAACCGCGATTCCGTGCGCTCCACGGAAGCCGGCCTGAAGTATTTCGTCCTCGGCGCGCTGTCCTCGGGCATGCTGCTCTACGGCGCGTCGCTGCTTTATGGTTTCACCGGCACGATCAACTTCCTGCAGATCGCCGAGATCGCGCGCGAGCCCTCGCTCGGCCTGATCTTCGGTATCGTATTCGTCTTCGCGGGCCTGTGCTTCAAGGTGTCCGCCGTGCCGTTCCACATGTGGACACCGGACGTCTATGAAGGCGCGCCGACGCCGGTCACCGCCTTTTTCGCCGCCGCGCCGAAGATCGCGGCCATGGCCGTCTTCGTGCGGGTCGCCGTCGAAGCGCTGCCCCACGTCGTGCATCAGTGGCAGCAGATCATCGTTTTTGTGTCTATCGCGTCGATGGCGCTGGGTGCATTCGGGGCGATCGGCCAGCGCAACATCAAGCGCCTCATGGCCTATTCCTCGATCGGCCACATGGGCTTCGCCCTGGTGGGTCTGGCGGCCGGCACCGAGCAGGGCGTGCGCGGCGTGCTGATCTACATGACCATCTATATGGCGATGACGCTCGGCACCTTCGCCTGCATCCTGTCGATGCGCCGCAAGGAAGGCATGGTCGAGAACTATGACGATCTCGCGGGCCTGGCGCGCACCAGCCCGGTGAAGGCGTTCATGCTGGCGACGCTCATGTTCTCGCTGGCCGGTATCCCGCCGCTGGCGGGCTTCCTGGCGAAGTACTACGTGTTCCTCGCCGCCATCGAGGCCGGCCTCTACACGCTGGCGGTGATTGGCGTGCTGGCGAGTGTGGTGGGCGCGTTCTACTATCTGCGCATCGTCAAGGTGATGTACTTCGACGAGCCGGCGGAGGCCTTCGAGCCGATGCCGACGGAGCTGCGCGCGGTGCTGGGCATTTCCGGCCT